Proteins encoded in a region of the Haloarcula sp. CBA1129 genome:
- a CDS encoding universal stress protein: protein MSGEYHALVPVDEDTDRSLLAARAVESLLNADESVEAVLLNVYEEFEATGEGKVKSEDIWDETNFPESVNAAADHLESAGVSVSKRREHGDPAEEIVAVAEEIDAESIVLSGRKRSPAGKMLFGSVTQSVMLSADCPVMVYLPE from the coding sequence ATGTCTGGAGAGTACCACGCACTTGTCCCGGTCGACGAGGATACGGATCGTTCGCTACTCGCGGCACGAGCAGTCGAATCGCTCCTGAACGCCGACGAATCGGTCGAAGCGGTCCTTCTGAACGTCTACGAGGAGTTCGAGGCGACCGGTGAGGGGAAGGTCAAGTCCGAGGATATATGGGACGAGACCAACTTTCCCGAGAGCGTCAACGCCGCGGCCGACCACCTCGAATCGGCCGGCGTGTCCGTGTCGAAGCGACGCGAACACGGTGACCCGGCCGAGGAAATCGTGGCCGTCGCTGAGGAGATAGATGCGGAAAGTATTGTCCTGAGCGGCCGCAAACGGAGTCCCGCGGGAAAAATGCTGTTCGGTAGCGTCACTCAGTCGGTGATGCTCTCGGCAGATTGCCCGGTGATGGTATATCTCCCCGAATGA
- a CDS encoding GAF domain-containing protein produces the protein MWLGADAEYGDYREMLSSIQRLTGVGVWYYEAGTGEMHWSRKAKEIHGLEPERMLSFSELATHYTESDRSRAMAAFEAAIKECEQFTIDVGLVGEGTTEQSIRMRCDPRVKDGETVSMYGTVRDITDEKRREQRIEVLRKTSQELRKASTRQEVAEIIADAAKNILRLVNTTVRLADRNNSTLRTVEATEECLERAGQRPNYDINEETPAARIYRTGEPEIYSDHEMIEDDHSRGELRSGLYVPIGNHGVLSAGDIVVDAFKEHDLEAAGLLGQLGAEAITRIGWAKRSRAI, from the coding sequence ATGTGGTTGGGCGCCGACGCGGAATACGGGGACTACCGCGAGATGCTATCGAGCATCCAGCGACTTACTGGCGTCGGCGTGTGGTATTATGAGGCGGGTACCGGGGAGATGCATTGGAGTCGCAAGGCCAAGGAAATCCACGGCCTCGAACCGGAGCGGATGCTCTCTTTTTCGGAACTGGCCACTCACTACACGGAATCCGACCGGTCGCGAGCGATGGCTGCCTTCGAAGCGGCAATCAAAGAGTGCGAGCAGTTCACGATCGACGTAGGACTCGTCGGTGAGGGAACGACCGAGCAGTCAATACGAATGCGCTGTGATCCTCGCGTGAAAGACGGTGAAACCGTCTCCATGTATGGTACCGTTCGGGACATCACCGACGAGAAGCGACGCGAACAGCGAATCGAGGTGCTCCGAAAGACGAGCCAGGAACTCCGAAAAGCCAGCACCCGACAGGAGGTCGCCGAGATAATCGCCGACGCCGCTAAGAACATCCTCAGATTAGTCAATACCACCGTCCGACTGGCCGACAGGAATAACAGCACGCTCCGAACCGTTGAAGCCACGGAGGAGTGTCTCGAACGCGCCGGTCAACGGCCAAACTACGACATCAACGAGGAGACGCCCGCTGCGCGTATCTACCGAACGGGGGAACCAGAGATTTATTCGGATCACGAGATGATCGAAGACGACCACAGCCGCGGCGAACTCCGATCCGGACTATACGTTCCTATCGGGAACCACGGCGTGCTCAGCGCAGGCGATATCGTCGTCGACGCCTTCAAAGAACATGACCTTGAGGCAGCCGGGCTCCTCGGCCAGCTTGGAGCGGAGGCGATAACGCGCATCGGGTGGGCGAAGCGATCGAGAGCGATCTGA
- a CDS encoding IclR family transcriptional regulator, giving the protein MIDDTRGRTLKTTQTSLEILTLILEYDGLTLTELDEMVDSPKSSIYSHLNTLRQKRYLLKDKGTYKVSFRLALIGETVRYRYPSDEVVKEEVERLAEKTGEETNFTIFEHGRLLMFYGTAGAAAGKESDVNYRSEYYLHNTAAGKAILAELDRKQVERIVDKWGLPRESEATITDRNRLFEELAEIETRGYGTVDEEFAPGLVAVGAPVHDEDGNIIGGLSVGGPKYRVNHTRITQELAEQLLDAVNSFESTLHS; this is encoded by the coding sequence ATGATCGATGATACACGGGGTCGAACGCTCAAAACGACGCAAACCTCGCTGGAGATTCTCACTCTCATCTTGGAGTACGACGGTCTCACTCTCACGGAATTGGACGAGATGGTCGATAGTCCTAAAAGTTCCATTTACAGCCACCTCAATACGCTCCGTCAGAAGCGGTACCTCCTCAAGGACAAAGGGACTTATAAAGTGAGTTTCAGGCTCGCGCTGATCGGTGAGACAGTCCGGTATCGCTATCCCAGCGATGAGGTTGTCAAAGAGGAAGTCGAGCGATTGGCCGAGAAAACGGGTGAAGAAACGAACTTCACTATCTTCGAACACGGACGTCTGCTGATGTTCTACGGGACCGCCGGAGCCGCCGCGGGGAAGGAGAGCGACGTCAACTACCGATCGGAGTACTACCTCCACAACACGGCCGCCGGCAAGGCCATCCTCGCCGAACTCGACCGTAAGCAGGTCGAGCGCATTGTCGACAAGTGGGGACTGCCACGGGAATCCGAAGCGACAATCACCGACCGCAATCGCCTGTTCGAGGAACTGGCGGAGATCGAGACACGCGGCTACGGAACCGTCGATGAGGAGTTCGCACCCGGTCTCGTCGCGGTAGGTGCGCCGGTCCACGACGAGGATGGCAACATCATCGGTGGGTTGAGCGTCGGGGGCCCGAAGTACCGCGTCAATCATACGCGGATCACTCAGGAACTGGCCGAACAACTCCTTGACGCCGTCAATTCATTTGAATCGACTCTGCACTCGTAA
- a CDS encoding Tm-1-like ATP-binding domain-containing protein yields MSVVIVGTLDTKGEEIGFARDVLQAESVEVHVVDTSVMGDPEFEPDTTANEVADAAGTTLSHLRDDADRGEAIETMGEGAAAIVTRLHEAGRLDGVLGLGGSGNTSIATTAMRALPVGIPKVMVSTMASGDTEPYVGAKDVMMMYSVADIEGLNQLSRQVIANAALAMVGMITNEPDAEIAEKPTIGLTMFGVTTPCIQHAREKLEAMGYETIVFHATGTGGRAMEELIRQGTIDGVLDVTTTEWADELVGGVLSAGPERLDAAAQTGTPQVVSVGALDMVNFGPRDSVPGTFEGRKLHVHNPQVTLMRTNVDENAELGRILAEKLNAATGPTALYLPSHGVSMLDTEGEDFYDPEADAALFDALREHLNEGVELLELDTHINDEAFAEALVEKLDAYLREAGLAPGA; encoded by the coding sequence ATGAGTGTCGTGATCGTCGGGACGCTCGACACCAAGGGTGAGGAGATTGGCTTCGCACGCGACGTGTTGCAGGCCGAGAGTGTCGAGGTCCACGTAGTCGACACGAGCGTGATGGGCGACCCCGAGTTCGAACCGGACACCACCGCGAATGAAGTCGCCGACGCCGCTGGGACCACACTCAGTCACCTCCGAGACGACGCCGACCGCGGCGAGGCTATCGAGACGATGGGGGAGGGAGCCGCCGCCATCGTCACCCGGCTGCACGAAGCCGGACGGTTGGACGGCGTGCTCGGCCTCGGGGGGTCGGGCAACACCTCTATCGCGACAACGGCAATGCGAGCCCTGCCAGTCGGCATCCCGAAAGTAATGGTCTCGACGATGGCCTCCGGCGATACTGAGCCCTACGTGGGTGCGAAGGATGTGATGATGATGTACTCTGTCGCCGACATCGAAGGACTGAACCAGCTTTCGCGACAGGTCATCGCGAACGCCGCCCTTGCGATGGTCGGGATGATCACCAACGAACCCGATGCCGAGATTGCTGAAAAACCGACCATCGGTCTCACTATGTTCGGCGTGACGACGCCCTGCATCCAACACGCCCGCGAGAAATTAGAGGCTATGGGATATGAGACGATTGTGTTCCACGCCACAGGGACTGGTGGTCGTGCGATGGAGGAGCTGATCCGTCAGGGTACGATCGACGGCGTCCTTGACGTTACAACAACAGAGTGGGCTGACGAACTGGTCGGCGGCGTCCTCTCTGCTGGACCAGAGCGCCTCGATGCCGCTGCCCAGACCGGTACGCCGCAGGTGGTCTCGGTCGGGGCGCTCGATATGGTCAACTTCGGACCCCGAGATTCGGTCCCCGGGACCTTCGAGGGACGAAAGCTCCACGTGCACAATCCGCAGGTAACACTAATGCGGACGAACGTCGATGAAAACGCCGAACTGGGGAGGATTCTAGCCGAGAAACTGAACGCCGCAACGGGCCCGACCGCGCTGTACCTGCCCTCGCATGGCGTCTCGATGCTTGACACAGAGGGCGAGGACTTCTACGACCCCGAGGCCGATGCCGCACTGTTCGACGCCCTGCGCGAGCACCTCAACGAGGGGGTCGAACTGCTGGAGCTGGACACCCATATCAACGACGAAGCGTTCGCGGAGGCACTCGTCGAGAAGCTAGACGCGTACCTACGGGAGGCGGGACTCGCACCCGGGGCATAA
- a CDS encoding cupin domain-containing protein has translation MSDRHFVEPDDIESQLFDWGVLKWMSTPEVTGGERFSAGVVKLEPGKGHERHTHPESDEILFVIRGEGEQEVADETRDITAGDMVFIPEGVEHGTLNTGWEPLLLFAVYAPPGPEDVLRDLPECEIVPPGKLPTPENVTEES, from the coding sequence ATGAGTGACAGGCATTTCGTCGAACCCGATGACATCGAGAGTCAGCTGTTCGACTGGGGCGTCCTGAAGTGGATGAGCACTCCCGAGGTCACCGGCGGCGAGCGGTTCAGCGCCGGGGTCGTCAAACTCGAACCCGGGAAGGGCCACGAGCGCCACACCCATCCTGAGAGCGACGAAATTCTGTTTGTCATCCGTGGTGAGGGTGAACAGGAAGTCGCTGACGAGACCCGCGATATCACGGCTGGTGACATGGTTTTCATTCCCGAAGGCGTCGAACACGGGACCCTCAATACTGGGTGGGAGCCGCTCCTGTTGTTTGCAGTGTATGCACCTCCTGGCCCCGAGGACGTCCTGCGCGACCTCCCAGAGTGTGAAATCGTCCCGCCGGGGAAACTGCCGACACCCGAGAACGTCACGGAGGAATCATGA
- a CDS encoding phosphoenolpyruvate hydrolase family protein, which produces MTAQRDQILRSLRAEVDTGRPIIGAGAGTGISAKFAERGGVDLLIIYNSGRYRMNGRGSLAGLLPYGDANEIVVEMGHEVLPVVEDTPVLAGVNGTDPFRQMDVFIEDLKRRGFAGVQNFPTVGLIDDDSSFRQNLEETGMGYDEEINMIQEAAEQEMLTCPYVFTESQAREMTEAGADIVVSHMGLTTSGDIGAETALDLESAAERVQAHHDAAKNVNEDVMVICHGGPIAWPDDAQYVLKHTEGVVGFFGASSIERLPTEQAIENQAHEFKEIDL; this is translated from the coding sequence ATGACAGCTCAGAGAGATCAGATACTCCGATCGCTACGTGCAGAAGTCGATACCGGTCGCCCGATCATAGGTGCAGGTGCAGGCACGGGCATCTCAGCGAAGTTCGCCGAACGAGGTGGCGTCGACCTGCTCATCATCTATAATTCCGGTCGGTATCGGATGAACGGTCGTGGCTCCCTTGCTGGCCTGTTGCCCTATGGTGATGCCAACGAGATCGTCGTTGAAATGGGACACGAAGTACTGCCGGTCGTTGAGGACACGCCAGTGCTGGCCGGGGTCAACGGGACCGACCCATTCCGCCAGATGGACGTGTTCATCGAAGACCTGAAACGGCGGGGATTCGCGGGAGTCCAAAACTTCCCGACGGTCGGCCTCATCGACGACGACAGCAGTTTCCGGCAGAATCTTGAGGAGACGGGGATGGGCTACGATGAGGAGATCAACATGATACAGGAGGCCGCCGAGCAGGAGATGCTAACCTGTCCGTACGTCTTCACGGAGTCACAAGCTCGAGAGATGACTGAGGCCGGGGCCGACATCGTGGTCTCACACATGGGTCTAACCACGTCTGGCGACATCGGGGCCGAGACCGCACTAGATCTCGAGAGCGCCGCCGAACGGGTGCAGGCACACCACGACGCCGCTAAAAACGTAAACGAGGATGTCATGGTCATTTGTCACGGCGGCCCCATAGCGTGGCCTGACGACGCCCAGTACGTCCTCAAACACACGGAGGGCGTCGTCGGCTTCTTCGGTGCCTCCAGCATCGAACGGCTCCCAACCGAACAGGCCATCGAGAACCAAGCCCACGAGTTCAAGGAGATCGATTTATGA
- a CDS encoding ABC transporter ATP-binding protein, producing MAMSEQSSTEPEEAPSEKITVRNVSKAYESTQALDDVSFSVSEGEFCCVVGPSGCGKTTLLRAIAGLDDPDSGSVLVGEEPVTEPGLDRGMVFQEYALFPWRTVRGNVRFGLDRPACECADCEARVRELVDLVGLEEFEDAYPKALSGGMKQRVGIARALAPDPEILLMDEPFGSVDARTRDRLHAELLDIWAQTEQTVVFVTHDIDEAVTLADRVVVMDADPGTVQSTISIDIERPRERTAHEFVDYVARIRDELGSPVDVDTDEVHRECQS from the coding sequence GTGGCGATGAGTGAGCAATCATCTACGGAGCCCGAGGAGGCGCCCAGCGAGAAGATTACTGTTCGGAACGTCAGCAAGGCGTACGAGTCGACGCAAGCACTCGATGACGTCTCGTTCTCAGTGTCGGAGGGCGAGTTCTGCTGTGTCGTCGGACCGTCCGGCTGTGGAAAGACTACGCTGTTGCGAGCGATTGCGGGACTCGACGACCCGGACAGTGGGTCGGTCCTTGTCGGCGAAGAACCGGTCACCGAACCGGGTCTCGACCGGGGCATGGTCTTCCAGGAGTACGCCCTGTTTCCGTGGCGAACCGTCCGCGGGAACGTCCGGTTCGGACTCGACCGGCCCGCGTGTGAGTGCGCGGACTGCGAGGCGCGAGTTCGGGAGCTGGTCGACCTCGTCGGACTCGAAGAGTTTGAGGATGCGTATCCGAAGGCGCTGTCCGGCGGCATGAAACAGCGTGTCGGCATCGCTCGCGCACTCGCACCTGACCCGGAGATTCTCCTGATGGACGAGCCGTTCGGGAGCGTGGACGCACGGACCCGCGACCGCTTGCACGCCGAACTACTGGATATCTGGGCCCAGACCGAACAGACGGTCGTGTTCGTCACGCACGACATCGACGAGGCGGTGACGCTGGCCGACCGGGTCGTCGTGATGGACGCCGACCCCGGAACCGTACAGTCGACTATCTCTATCGACATAGAGCGGCCGCGCGAGCGAACAGCCCACGAGTTCGTCGACTATGTCGCCCGCATCAGAGACGAACTCGGGAGCCCGGTCGATGTGGATACTGACGAGGTCCACCGAGAATGCCAATCGTGA